The Pyrus communis chromosome 8, drPyrComm1.1, whole genome shotgun sequence region ACTTTTGACAAATAAAAATTGTAGTAGCGTTATTGTTTTTGCTTATTCGTGCGcattttatatatgttttttcatTGAATGTGAAAATTGTATGAAATTATATGATGATGCTGAAGTATTCATTTCTGAAATGTATGAGTTTGaaccttttttttccttgggTTATATGTACTGCAAAGAAACTTTtcaaaattataatatgaaaaaaaaaaagaaaaaattaggattGGTGGTTGATAAATTTAGGCTAAATGGAGGGGAAAAAAATTGGAATCTTAATCCTTTTTGCTTATCTTTGTAGGTGGGTTCAGAGAGTTTGTGTTATGTTTTGTTCATGTGCATCGTTTGTTGTCTAAACAAAGTGATGATTGGTATGGTGTTAGTATGTTGTTTTCGTTGCAGGATCCTTGAAAATCCAAATTTAGCATAAGAAAGTCTGAATATCAAAATATCGGATAGTAACTCTTGTCGTGCTGTTTATTTGTGAAGGTCAAATCATTTAGGACAACAGCTGAAGTGGATGCATGGCTGTATAGTAATCCTATGCACTGCCCAGGAGCTTTGCATTTTGTGGAAAGAAACGCCACTGTTATCAGCTATGGCATACAGACTAATTCTACTCCTGTTGCAAAACGAGGGCAATATGAAGATCCcactttcaaatttcaaattccgCTCCAAATTGCTGCTGAGCGTGAAATTGCACGGTCTCTGATTGGAGGTAATAGGTTTTGTTTCTCATAGTTCTTTATTGTTTGCAGAAAGCCTTACTTGCATGATTTTAAGCTTGACCTTGGCTCTCACATAATGACTTGTCAGATCCAAATTTTAGCTGGTTTGTTGCATTCAAGGAATTTGCACACCCTGCAATGGAGCTTTTCTCTGCGTTGGACACAGTAGGACCGACCTTTTTTCTTGCAACTGCCATGTTTGGTTTTGTGTTTCAAATGACTTCTTTGATCACAGAGAAAGAACTAAAGCTTAGACAGGTGATGGATCTAAAGCAGCTTTATGTTAATGCGTGTGATTCTGTCCAGTTAAATGGGTTTACGTATTACTGCAGTGTTGTTCTTTTGCATTATCAATTGGTTATAATGTTTTATCTTGTTTTGGCCAACAGGCAATGACAATGATGGGTCTCTATGATACTGCATACTGGTTCTCATGGCTCACATGGGAGGGAATTATTACGCTTCTTTCATCACTTTTCATCGTTCTCTTTGGAATGATGTTTCAGTTTGATTTTTTCCTTAACAACAGTTTTCTGGTCTTGTTCCTTgtcttctttcttttccaacTCAATATGGTAAGACTGTTTTTTGTAAATACTTGTTTTGATTCATTATTGTACTTGCTGAAATGTTTTTAAGAAGCAATCCTTATAATAACCTCTAATCCATCCATTCTAACATTTCATGCAGCTTGGTTTCGCCTTTATGTTGTCAGCCTTCATAAgcaaatcatcatcatcaacaacTGTGGGGTTCTCTATATTTATTGTTGGTTTTATGACCCAGGTAAGATTGTCAGTTCAACATTTTGTATTACGGGTTGTTAGTTTAATGGTATTAATAGCCATTTTTTTCCTTGCAGCTTGTTACAGCGTTCGGATTTCCGTATTCTAATAGTATCTCCAAGACCTACCGAATCATCTGGTCATTTTTTCCACCTAATCTTCTTGCCAAAGCTCTACAGTTACTAGCTGGTGCAACATCCACTCCTCAAGATATTGGGATTAGCTGGAGTAGAAGAACAAAGTGTGCACCAAATGATGATGAATGTGTTATAACAATTGTATGTAAACACATTGATCTTCAAACCCCAACATATACAATAGTTTATAAGTCTTTTGATTGTTTCTAATAATTAATACTTTCATTTAAACTTtgatagaatgacatatatgtATGGCTGGTGGTCACGTTCTTCCTCTGGTTTGTACTGGCTATCTACTTCGATAATATCATCCCCAACATTTCTGGTGTGAGAAAATCggtgttttactttttaaatccTTGGTACTGGTTTGGGAAAGGTGGAAACAAAGTGAAAGGTAAATAACACTGTAAATTCAGGTTGTGCTTGAGTTTGTGCTGTTAGATGATATTTATGGCGATgtttttcctctcttttcatAGAGGGCGGCATTTGCAGTTGCATAGGTTCAGTTCCATCACAGGAGCAACTTACTGCAGATGATGAAGATGTCCTTGAAGAGGAGAACATTGTAAAACAGCAAACTAGGGAGGGCATAGTAGATTCAAACGTTGCTGTTCAGATACGTGGCCTTGTCAAGACATATCCAGGAACCACCAAAATTGGTTGCTGTAGTTGCAAGAGGACTTCATCTTACCATGCCCTCAAGGTAAAGAACCTTTTCTGACTTTTTGTATTTAGAAAAAAGTTGAGAGACTGAAAGGACATCTTGTATCACTTAGCTGCGTAGAGGAATCGCCTTCTGAGGTAAACTTATGGATATTTCATGATTTtcatcagccatcattcatatTGTAATGCTTGAGACAAACAATATAACGCAGACACAGCGTATCTGACCagtttttttcaattaaatgaTGTAGTAACAATGGATATCTTTTGAATAACCTTCAGGGTTTATGGGTGAACTTTTCCAAGGATCAGTTATTTTGTTTACTTGGACCAAATGGAGCTGGAAAAACCACGGCAATCAATTGTCTAACTGGAATCACACCAGTGACAGGCGGAGATGGTAATACTATTCCTTCGTTTTTTTAGTTTATTGATAAAGCAATTCTTGGATGAAATCATTGAtaaaattataaactatattgTTAACAGCATTGATTTATGGATATTCTGCTCGAAGCTCGGTCGGCATggcaaaaattagaaaaatgatagGAGTTTGTCCGCAGGTGAACTGCTCTCCCTCCTTACACAAACACACATAAACGCGCTcacacaaatattaaaaaatatgcaaattacATAGTTTTCGTCGTGTTGCAGCAACTCAATGAAATATTTAGACTTAAAATCCATCAGTGAAATATTTAGACTTAGAATCCTTATGTTGTCTTTGGTCGTAGTTCGATATTCTGTGGGATGCATTATCTGGCAAAGAGCACCTCCACCTGTTTGCTAGTATCAAAGGCTTGCCCCCGTCTTCAATCAAATTGGTATGTGCTATGCTAATTAAATGAGTAATTCTTCCCAGTATTTCACATGCCTTCTTCGATAGTGTTTGAACTCTTGGTATACTAAAGATGAATGCTCTTCTGATATGTAGGTTGCTAAGAAGTCATTGGCAGAGGTGAGGCTCACTGAGTCAGCCAAAATGAGAGCTGGGAGTTACAGTGGAGGAATGAAACGTCGCCTGAGCTTTGCGATAGCCCTCATTGGTGATCCAAAGTTAGTCATTTTAGATGAACCGGTATGGAAATTAGAATTTTTTCCCCattatatttgaaaataaagttcAGAGATTACATAGGACATCAGGACATAAATCTGCTCTGAAGATTAGCCCTGAATTAAGCTAATTAGATAATAAGCCTCATATTAAACTGATATAATAATCAGACCTTTATTTAAGCTGCATGCCTAGAATCAACCCTTATACTAAATGACAACTATCAGCGTATACCAACGAGAAAAAGTTTATCTAGACACTCGACATTTATATGATTTAGTTTATGATCTGCAGACAACTGGTATGGATCCAATAACAAGAAGGCATGTGTGGGACATCATAGAGGATGCGAAAAAAGGGCGTGCAATTGTCCTTACCACTCACTCGATGGAAGAAGCTGACATTTTAAGTGACCGTATAGGAATAATGGCAAAGGGTAGGCTCCGTTGTATTGGAACTTCAATCAGGCTTAAGTCCCGGTTTGGGACTGGTTTTATTGCTAATGTGAGCTTCACTGGAAGCACCAATGGACAAAGTTCTCCAAACAGAGATGCAGTTACTACACCTCACCATGAGGCTGTGAAGCAGTTCTTTAAAGATGTATGTTAATTtgtgaaaatgatttaaaactttttttacACATAGAAAGGTTAATTTCTAACAAGGGAAAAGTTTCGACAGCATTTGGATGTTTTACCGAAAGAAGAGAACAAGGCCTTTCTGACTTTTGTTATTCCTCATGACAAAGAGGGGCTTTTGAAGGTAATCATTTCACTTTCTACTTTCTTGTATATACTCGATTAAATGAAACTACTATGAATGACTTGTTCTTAACAGAAGAGTCTCAGTTACAGAGTCTGCAGTTTTGCCACTGTTCTTATTCCCTTGGATTTTATAATCTTCTGCAGAATTTTTTTGCGGAGCTACAAGACAGAGAACGTGAATTCGGTATATCAGACATCCAACTTGGTCTTACAACTCTTGAAGAAGTTTTCTTGAATATTGCGAGGCAGGCAGAGCTAGAAACTGCCACAGCCGAGGGGAGGTTGGTCCCTCTCACTTTAACATCCGGAGCCTATGTCGAGGTAAGCACAATTTCACTCCCTTTGTAGTACTCCGTAGCAAGATACACTGGCAACGACAATAAAAGCCGGCATAAGTTCATGTCTTCCTCCTTTACACTAACTTATTTCAATGATTTGGCAGATACCTGTAGGAGCTAGGTTTGTGGGGATTCCAGGGACAGCTTCCGCTGAAAATCCAAGAGGGACTATGGTAGAAGTTTACTGGGAGCAAGATGATTCCGGTGCCCTCTGCATATCTGGCCACTCACCTGAAGCTGCAATACCACCTAATGTCGAACCAATGTCTTCCTTGGCTCCAACTTCACGCAGAAGCAGCCGGTCACGACAAGTTCGTGGAATTGTGATTCACCCGGACCAAATCAGTAATACTAGTCCTACTGTTAGTTAACAAGTTACCAGAGGTACATTTTCTTTTAGACATTTACAAAGTACCATCAGTGGAAGCACATATACATTTTAcagttatttttaaataaatgattGAGAAATTACAtgtaaattacaatttgtcgAGAATCTTATTATATACTACTGTCTTTCAAATATTCGAAGTTCAGAAACAGCCTTTAATTTTGATTCGGTTAGGTGAAAGGTTGGCCatcgttttctttttcttagaaAACAGAGGAGAAACTTGTAGGATGTTGCCTGCAAGAAAAGCCAGAGCAGATTATTTAACGTATGACGATGAATTCAAACTTAGAATTTGTCGATTGTTTAGAGACCTTTGACCTTTTGGTTGCTTGCTGACTAAACAATGCCCATTAATTCacgttttttgtaaaaaatacaaatgttttatttttttcaaaatttttttcgTAAGCATTAAATTTTTTACTATAATGTATTTAAAAGAgaatttacgatttattgagcaacaagtgTATATTTAGGAGAAAATTTAagttgaaaagtaaaaaaaaaaaataagaacagtatagagatgttaaaatcacctgtaggtgaggcttatacaaaaaatatcaaaattttgttttgttaagtAGGCTTTCACACTCTTTTGGTTGGTTCTATTAATATACTTTTTTgctcaaatatctttaaatttaggttttaaatcgtaattacaagtgtttaaatatgaattataatagattttctAGGGAAAAAGTATATTTTGAAGAGGATGAAttgatagtttgttgtagtggtaagaaaaattaacaaaattgtaCAAAATGATTCAAATTATTGGGGTGCAGAAAGTAATTCGTGACTTTGTGGCACCCCTAGAATTTGAACCATTTTGGtacattcttgttaatttttataaatttcttttACCACTACAATAAACTATCattttcatattcttcaaaatatatttttcattgtgTGAAGCTCGACTCGTTTTCTAAGCACACGAGAGTTCACCTCGTTCTTCGAGCACATAGCCCGCCTCATCATGTGTGCATGTGTTCTTCTCGTTCTGCATGTGAGGTGTTTGCATTGTTTTGCGTGCCAGAAACCCACCTCATTTTGCGTTCACAGAGCTCGCATCGTTTTAGTGTGCACGAAGCCAACCTTATTTTACATGAAAAAGTATACTTTGAAGagcatgaatatgatagtttgttgtagtggtgagaaaaagtaacaaaaaaacacaaaatgattcaaattcttgAGGCTGGCAGAAAGTCATCGCATGACTTTCTGGCACCCccaagaatttgaatcatttttattaatttttatttcatttctcttaccactacaacaaactatcatattcatgctcttcaaaatatatttttccgtgCATGGCCCAACTCGTTCTACATGTGAGGTGTCCACATTGTTTTGCATGCTAGAAACCCGCATCTTTTTGCGTCCACGGAGCCCTCATCCTTATGGCGTGCACGGAGCCAGCCTCGTTTTCCATGCACAAGGCTGACCTCAATTTGTGCGATGTATCTTGCCTCTTTTTCTATGCACAAGCTCACCTCGTTTTTGCTTGTCAAACGCCCGCCCTATTTTCTGTGAGCGGAGCCCACCTCATTTTGCATGTCATGATTCGCCTCATTTTGCATGTCAAGCCCGCCTAGCACCCCTgtcttttgacaaaaaatgcagattttttatttttgcaaaatatttttcctGAGCATTAAATTAAACTTTTTAAGGAATTTGGAAGTTGTTTTACAGTTCATGGaccaacaaaatatatatttagtaaaatatttgagtcaaaaactaaaaaaataattgaaaaatatagtagtgagaccCATATAATTGTCAAATCGGGTTCGATGctcaagaatctcaacaaaAAGTCTCACCttagttttcaaaacttcacaatgaggcgaaggtgaaaataaacaaattgaacaatgatttatgtatgaatttgcaaaaccgacaGAAAACCGTAAGTTTTAATCCACGTTCCTTtgtaaaaaatgcaaattttttatttgctcgaaatattttttttaaatttttgtgtaaaaattaaagatgttaaaatcacatgtaaatagcaaaattttgttATGTTAAATAATCTTTCACCCTCTTTGGATTGATAAAGAGAGTTTTATTAATATACTCTTCcgttcaaatatctttaaattttggttttaaacCCTTGATTATAAGTGTTTAAATACGAATTATAATTTGtagagaaaaatatattttgaagaatatgaataTAATAGTTTATTgtagttgttaaaaaaatacaaaaatgtaCAAAATGATTGAAATTCTTGGGGTGTCAGAAAGTCACGCATGTTTCTGCCACCCCAAAGAATTTGAAACCTCTGCAAAACTAGTTGTAAGTAGTAAGGATAATCTCCCATGAATCTAGTAGATATTCATGGCATCTGGTTCGGAGCTCCCAAACGGAGTTATTAGCTTTCAGAGATACTTTCGAGGATATCCGCGAAGTCTCTGAAGTGCTTCAAATGTGTATGCAAGTCTTGGTCATTTCTCACCCGCAACCCTTCCTTTGTCAATGCCCATCGAAAATTCTACTGTGACAAGCAGAGTCACCTCCTCCTCACCACCTGGGACGAACCTACAAGACAACAACACTTCTCCATAAAAATCAACCAAGAAGGAAGTCCAACTCTTGTCACCCACCTTCTAAAACCTCCAATACCGCCAAGCAAGAATGTTGAACGTCTCTACGGAGCGCTGAGCATCAGTGGCTTAGTCTGCCTTTACCTTTCTGACACCTTGTTCACCATTCAAACAGATCACAACCATCCTGTTCGAATATTCAATCCTTGCACTCAAGAGTGTATAGTTTTTCCTCATGATTCACCTGCGTACCGCACCATCCATGTTACGCACCACTTTGGGTTCACTCCCCTCACGAACGAGTGTAAGGTCCTTCAAATAAAATGGTTCCAGCCTCTAAAATCGAGAGGGGGAATGAGCTTTATGTTTTTCAAACTAGGTAC contains the following coding sequences:
- the LOC137742478 gene encoding ABC transporter A family member 2-like, producing the protein MTLRSGFPLLHQQFKALFSKNLLLSWRNKRATFLQLFSSFFFIFLIFCIQKAIDARNASSTAFESVANPPALAAPPIPPCEDKYYIKMPCFDFVWSGSDSARIQRIVGAIRDNNPGRPIPSGKVKSFRTTAEVDAWLYSNPMHCPGALHFVERNATVISYGIQTNSTPVAKRGQYEDPTFKFQIPLQIAAEREIARSLIGDPNFSWFVAFKEFAHPAMELFSALDTVGPTFFLATAMFGFVFQMTSLITEKELKLRQAMTMMGLYDTAYWFSWLTWEGIITLLSSLFIVLFGMMFQFDFFLNNSFLVLFLVFFLFQLNMLGFAFMLSAFISKSSSSTTVGFSIFIVGFMTQLVTAFGFPYSNSISKTYRIIWSFFPPNLLAKALQLLAGATSTPQDIGISWSRRTKCAPNDDECVITINDIYVWLVVTFFLWFVLAIYFDNIIPNISGVRKSVFYFLNPWYWFGKGGNKVKEGGICSCIGSVPSQEQLTADDEDVLEEENIVKQQTREGIVDSNVAVQIRGLVKTYPGTTKIGCCSCKRTSSYHALKGLWVNFSKDQLFCLLGPNGAGKTTAINCLTGITPVTGGDALIYGYSARSSVGMAKIRKMIGVCPQFDILWDALSGKEHLHLFASIKGLPPSSIKLVAKKSLAEVRLTESAKMRAGSYSGGMKRRLSFAIALIGDPKLVILDEPTTGMDPITRRHVWDIIEDAKKGRAIVLTTHSMEEADILSDRIGIMAKGRLRCIGTSIRLKSRFGTGFIANVSFTGSTNGQSSPNRDAVTTPHHEAVKQFFKDHLDVLPKEENKAFLTFVIPHDKEGLLKNFFAELQDREREFGISDIQLGLTTLEEVFLNIARQAELETATAEGRLVPLTLTSGAYVEIPVGARFVGIPGTASAENPRGTMVEVYWEQDDSGALCISGHSPEAAIPPNVEPMSSLAPTSRRSSRSRQVRGIVIHPDQISNTSPTVS